From Sporichthyaceae bacterium, one genomic window encodes:
- the cobM gene encoding precorrin-4 C(11)-methyltransferase, translated as MTVHFVGAGPGAADLVTLRAKDLISAAAVCLYAGSLIPSAILAWCPPGARVVDTSKLDLEAIEAEFREAHAAGHDVVRLHSGDPALYSAMAEQMRRLDAAGIPYDVTPGVSAWTAAAAALNRELTVPGVGQTVVLTRISDRSTPMPPGEDLASLAALGTTLVLHLAVQKIEDVVAELMPRHGPAAPVAVVARASWDDELVLRGTLSTIAQAVRAAGVVRTAVIIVGAVLTAEQFPDSHLYSSARCRDT; from the coding sequence GTGACGGTCCACTTCGTCGGGGCCGGGCCGGGTGCGGCCGATCTGGTCACCTTGCGGGCCAAGGATTTGATCAGCGCCGCGGCGGTTTGCCTGTACGCGGGCAGCCTGATCCCGTCGGCGATCCTGGCTTGGTGCCCGCCAGGGGCACGGGTGGTGGACACGTCCAAGTTGGACCTCGAGGCGATCGAGGCTGAGTTCCGGGAAGCGCATGCGGCTGGGCACGACGTCGTGCGCCTGCACTCCGGCGACCCGGCGCTGTACTCGGCGATGGCCGAGCAGATGCGGCGGCTGGACGCGGCCGGCATCCCCTACGACGTCACACCCGGGGTGTCCGCCTGGACGGCGGCGGCCGCCGCGTTGAACCGGGAGCTGACCGTCCCCGGCGTCGGGCAGACGGTGGTGCTGACCCGCATCTCCGACCGCTCGACCCCGATGCCGCCCGGTGAGGACCTGGCTTCGCTCGCGGCACTGGGCACCACCCTCGTGCTGCACCTGGCGGTGCAGAAGATCGAGGACGTGGTCGCCGAACTGATGCCCCGGCACGGCCCGGCCGCGCCGGTCGCGGTCGTGGCCCGGGCGAGCTGGGACGACGAACTGGTGCTGCGCGGAACGCTGAGCACGATCGCGCAGGCGGTACGCGCCGCCGGGGTGGTCCGGACCGCGGTGATCATCGTCGGCGCGGTGCTGACCGCCGAGCAGTTCCCGGACAGCCACCTCTACAGCTCCGCACGGTGTCGCGACACATGA